A genomic window from Micromonospora violae includes:
- a CDS encoding MarR family winged helix-turn-helix transcriptional regulator → MYRRRDTRREQLVAEITNNLRRYAVDAQQVGHAFANLHGLNPTDLQALIAVMDAELLGDPITPGRLGEQLNLSSGSVTALIDRLERAGHIRRDRDTVDRRKVLLHYADQGAALAMEFFQPLGARTDTVMARFDEDELEVVHRFMAQMSESVRAHRDAVRAARPEPSRRPSG, encoded by the coding sequence ATGTACCGACGGCGTGACACGCGCCGCGAGCAGCTGGTCGCCGAGATCACCAACAACCTGCGGCGGTACGCGGTGGACGCCCAGCAGGTCGGCCACGCCTTCGCCAACCTGCACGGCCTCAACCCGACCGACCTGCAGGCGTTGATCGCGGTGATGGACGCCGAGCTGCTCGGCGACCCGATCACTCCCGGCCGCCTCGGTGAGCAGCTGAACCTCTCCTCCGGCTCGGTCACCGCCCTGATCGACCGGCTGGAACGGGCCGGGCACATCCGCCGGGACCGGGACACCGTCGACCGGCGCAAGGTGCTGCTGCACTACGCCGACCAGGGCGCCGCCCTGGCCATGGAGTTCTTCCAGCCGTTGGGCGCCCGCACCGACACGGTGATGGCCCGCTTCGATGAGGACGAGCTGGAGGTGGTGCACCGGTTCATGGCGCAGATGAGTGAGTCGGTGCGGGCGCACCGGGACGCCGTGCGCGCCGCCCGGCCCGAGCCCTCCCGTCGCCCGTCGGGCTGA
- a CDS encoding MMPL family transporter produces the protein MSVFTRVARGRLAAWLTVAVAIVVGAAVFATPQPDNPAPVSATGLSVQWQSTQVQRLQDQLPSRDVQPAIVVINRGDGGALSEADRATIGARADDLRRFAVGGQVSPAQVAPDGTVALVAVPLDNGGGQEAVTDTVTQLRTTLADLPNGLTADVTGAPAFTADLASVFDGADITLLAVTAAVVALLLLITYRSPFLWIVPLLVVAATEQLTLRAVDVIVPGVGIHLQQGQVTGIASVLVFGAATDYALLLIARYREELRREEDRFRAMRAALRRTAEPILASGGTVVLGVLTLLLSEQETNRALAVACATGVLFAMLSALFVLPAVLVLFGRGLFWPFVPRVGGPVREGRLWGRLGAVVQRRPVVVAILAVLLLGGMALGGLGIRTGLSETEQFRAEPEAVTGAQTLARAFPAGSTQPVAVITTPAAVRAVTDAATAVPGIASARPGDAGEAVAQVDVVLDAEPGTTASDRAIEALRAAVAAVPGSAPPAAAGADAPSGAIVGGSVAATYDSDEANDRDLRLILPIILLLVGAVLVLLLRGLLAPLLLVLTVIASFFASLGAAWLLFDHVLGFPALDSGVLLLAFVFLVALGVDYNIFLVTRAREDARSAGTSAGMLSALRVTGGVITSAGVLLAAVFAVLGVLPLITLTQIGIIVCIGVLLDTLLVRTVLVPALAFVLGNRFWWPGRIARDPVAATPTAPEPATTP, from the coding sequence ATGTCTGTGTTCACCAGAGTCGCGCGTGGCCGACTGGCCGCCTGGCTCACCGTGGCCGTCGCGATCGTCGTCGGCGCGGCCGTCTTCGCGACGCCCCAGCCGGACAACCCGGCGCCGGTCTCCGCCACCGGCCTGTCCGTGCAGTGGCAGTCGACCCAGGTGCAGCGTCTCCAGGACCAGCTGCCCTCCCGCGACGTGCAGCCGGCCATCGTGGTGATCAACCGAGGCGACGGCGGCGCGCTGAGCGAGGCCGACCGGGCCACCATCGGCGCTCGCGCCGACGACCTGCGCCGCTTCGCGGTGGGCGGGCAGGTCAGCCCGGCCCAGGTCGCCCCGGACGGCACGGTGGCCCTCGTCGCCGTACCCCTGGACAACGGCGGTGGGCAGGAGGCGGTCACCGACACCGTGACCCAACTGCGCACCACCCTGGCGGACCTGCCCAACGGGCTGACCGCCGACGTGACCGGCGCCCCGGCCTTCACCGCCGACCTCGCCTCGGTGTTCGACGGCGCCGACATCACCCTGCTCGCGGTGACCGCAGCCGTGGTCGCGCTGCTCCTGCTGATCACCTACCGCAGCCCGTTCCTGTGGATCGTGCCGCTGCTCGTGGTCGCCGCGACCGAGCAGCTCACCCTGCGCGCGGTGGACGTCATCGTGCCGGGCGTCGGCATCCACCTCCAGCAGGGGCAGGTCACCGGCATCGCCAGCGTGCTGGTGTTCGGCGCCGCCACCGACTACGCGTTGCTGCTCATCGCCCGCTACCGGGAGGAACTGCGCCGCGAGGAGGACCGGTTCCGGGCGATGCGCGCCGCGCTGCGCCGCACCGCGGAGCCCATCCTCGCCAGTGGCGGCACCGTCGTCCTCGGCGTCCTCACCCTGCTGCTCAGTGAGCAGGAGACCAACCGGGCGCTGGCGGTCGCCTGCGCCACCGGTGTGCTCTTCGCCATGCTCTCCGCCCTGTTCGTGCTCCCCGCTGTGCTGGTGCTCTTCGGTCGCGGCCTGTTCTGGCCGTTCGTACCCCGCGTCGGCGGTCCGGTCCGCGAGGGTCGACTCTGGGGCCGACTCGGCGCCGTGGTGCAACGCCGCCCGGTGGTGGTCGCGATCCTCGCCGTCCTGCTGCTCGGCGGCATGGCACTGGGTGGGCTCGGCATCCGCACCGGCCTGTCCGAGACCGAACAGTTCCGCGCCGAACCCGAGGCGGTGACCGGGGCGCAGACCCTCGCGCGGGCCTTCCCCGCCGGCAGCACTCAACCCGTCGCCGTGATCACCACCCCGGCGGCGGTGCGGGCGGTCACCGACGCCGCCACCGCGGTGCCCGGCATCGCCTCGGCGCGCCCCGGCGACGCCGGCGAGGCCGTCGCCCAGGTCGACGTGGTCCTCGACGCCGAACCCGGCACCACCGCCTCGGACCGCGCGATCGAGGCGCTGCGCGCGGCGGTCGCCGCGGTGCCCGGCTCCGCGCCACCGGCCGCCGCCGGCGCCGACGCCCCGTCCGGGGCGATCGTCGGTGGCTCGGTGGCCGCCACGTACGACTCCGACGAGGCCAACGACCGTGACCTGCGACTCATCCTGCCGATCATCCTGCTGCTGGTCGGTGCCGTGCTCGTGCTCCTGCTCCGCGGCCTGCTCGCACCGCTGCTGCTGGTGCTCACCGTGATCGCGTCGTTCTTCGCCAGCCTCGGCGCGGCCTGGCTGCTCTTCGACCACGTGCTGGGCTTCCCCGCCCTGGACAGCGGTGTGCTGCTGCTCGCCTTCGTGTTCCTGGTGGCGCTCGGCGTGGACTACAACATCTTCCTGGTCACCCGTGCCCGGGAGGACGCCCGCAGCGCCGGCACCAGCGCCGGGATGCTCTCCGCCCTGCGGGTCACCGGCGGTGTGATCACCAGCGCCGGGGTGCTGCTCGCCGCGGTCTTCGCCGTGCTCGGCGTGCTGCCGCTGATCACCCTGACGCAGATCGGCATCATCGTCTGCATCGGTGTGCTCCTCGACACCCTGCTGGTCCGCACGGTCCTGGTGCCGGCGTTGGCGTTCGTGCTCGGAAACCGCTTCTGGTGGCCTGGCCGCATCGCCCGCGATCCGGTGGCGGCCACCCCCACGGCACCGGAGCCGGCAACCACGCCCTAG
- a CDS encoding MBL fold metallo-hydrolase gives MTYSGDVTNGGAPAVRELDGLTISKLSVGPMDNNAYLLRCTGTGDQVLIDAANEAPRLLELIGDGGLTAVVTTHQHMDHWVALEEVVAKTGARALVHADDAAGLPIEAEQLADGDTVAVGDCTLEVIHIKGHTPGSIALLYRDPAGTPHLFTGDSLFPGGVGNTDKDPERFAALIGDVEHKLFDRLPDETWFYPGHGKDSTLGAERPALPQWKARGW, from the coding sequence ATGACATACAGCGGAGACGTCACGAACGGCGGCGCACCGGCGGTACGGGAGTTGGACGGGCTGACCATCAGCAAGCTGTCGGTGGGCCCGATGGACAACAACGCCTACCTGCTGCGCTGCACGGGCACCGGTGACCAGGTGCTGATCGACGCCGCCAACGAGGCACCCCGGCTGCTCGAACTGATCGGTGACGGTGGTCTGACCGCCGTGGTGACGACCCACCAGCACATGGATCACTGGGTGGCGTTGGAGGAGGTCGTCGCCAAGACCGGCGCCCGGGCGCTGGTGCACGCCGATGACGCGGCGGGGCTGCCGATCGAGGCGGAGCAGCTGGCCGACGGCGACACCGTGGCGGTCGGCGACTGCACGCTGGAGGTCATCCACATCAAGGGGCACACCCCGGGTTCGATCGCACTGCTCTACCGCGACCCGGCCGGCACCCCGCACCTTTTCACGGGCGACAGTCTCTTCCCCGGTGGGGTGGGCAACACCGACAAGGACCCGGAACGCTTCGCGGCGCTGATCGGCGACGTCGAGCACAAGCTGTTCGACCGGCTCCCGGACGAGACCTGGTTCTACCCGGGCCACGGCAAGGACAGCACCCTGGGCGCAGAACGCCCCGCCCTCCCCCAGTGGAAAGCCCGAGGCTGGTAA
- a CDS encoding DedA family protein: MTQWLTQIGELPVLLLMGALGLVMLFDAVPLLGVLIPGDVAILAAVGVGRPTTGLATFTAVLVGCLAGWSLSFLVGRRYADRLRHSRVGGWIGETRWTAAEGILRRGGGRMMVVAPFLPVFNALLPLAAGGLRMSYRRFLGCAALGAAAWAGLYLVLGTASRSVAGLLPGHPSPLLVTMGVGLVLAAGVLLGLRRRLFAVVG, translated from the coding sequence ATGACGCAATGGCTGACCCAGATCGGAGAACTACCGGTTCTGCTGCTGATGGGTGCGCTCGGGCTCGTCATGCTCTTCGACGCCGTACCCCTGCTGGGTGTCCTCATCCCCGGCGACGTCGCGATCCTCGCCGCCGTCGGGGTCGGCCGCCCCACCACCGGGCTGGCCACCTTCACCGCGGTGCTGGTCGGCTGCCTGGCCGGCTGGTCGCTGAGCTTCCTGGTCGGCCGTCGCTACGCCGACCGACTGCGGCACAGTCGCGTCGGCGGCTGGATCGGCGAGACCCGCTGGACAGCGGCGGAGGGAATCCTGCGCCGCGGCGGCGGTCGGATGATGGTCGTCGCCCCGTTCCTGCCCGTCTTCAACGCGCTGCTGCCACTGGCCGCCGGCGGGCTGCGGATGTCGTACCGCCGATTTCTCGGCTGCGCGGCCCTCGGCGCGGCCGCCTGGGCCGGTCTCTACCTCGTCCTGGGCACCGCCTCCCGGTCGGTGGCCGGGCTGCTGCCGGGCCACCCCAGCCCGCTGCTGGTCACCATGGGAGTCGGGCTGGTGCTGGCGGCTGGCGTGCTGCTGGGTTTGCGGCGGCGGTTGTTCGCTGTCGTTGGCTGA
- a CDS encoding CocE/NonD family hydrolase, with product MPHRLVTHLAGTALRLPPARCGSVRVTRDLPVRTRDGVVLRTDHYAPGGRDAPTVLIRTPYGRGGPLRLLGRLLAARGRHVVIQSCRGTGGSGGTFAPLVHERDDGVDTLDWLRRQPWWAGRLGMFGVSYQGFTQWALAADAGEDLRAMVAVVTASATRDSTYAGESFALDTVLTWAELLHAQTVPWLARQWELKRGQPRLADALRHLPLADADRVATGVTIPFFQEWLRHHTPQAAYWRRRVFADQVPKVRAPVIMVTGWHDIFLPAQLDDHAVLRAAGTPPRLVIGPWTHGSPGLFVAALREGLAWLDEHLPTAPRPGAQEQPALPPALPPARPPVRLYVSGAGGGWRNLPDWPPPAVETSWHLHPGGELAARDPVASSPDRFRYDPADPTPSLGGPLLVAKRAGRVDNRPVEARPDVLTYTSAPLTGPVEVIGPVRAEIYVRSDLPYLDVFVRLCDVDRRGRSWNVCDGLVRVTPERFPADRYGVLRVPVPLWPIAYRFAGGHRLRVQVSGGAHPRWARNPGTGEPLGAAVTLRAGWRQVLHDPAYPSALRLPIVHSAPPQPPV from the coding sequence GTGCCACACCGGCTCGTCACCCACCTGGCCGGCACCGCGCTGCGCCTGCCACCGGCCCGCTGCGGCTCGGTGCGGGTCACCCGTGACCTGCCGGTGCGGACCCGCGACGGTGTGGTGCTGCGCACCGATCACTACGCCCCGGGCGGGCGCGACGCGCCGACCGTGCTGATCCGTACCCCGTACGGGCGCGGTGGACCACTGCGGCTGCTCGGTCGGCTGCTCGCCGCGCGGGGTCGACACGTGGTGATCCAGTCGTGCCGGGGCACCGGCGGCTCCGGTGGAACGTTCGCCCCGCTGGTGCACGAGCGCGACGATGGCGTGGACACCCTCGACTGGCTGCGCCGTCAGCCCTGGTGGGCCGGACGACTCGGCATGTTCGGGGTCAGCTACCAGGGCTTCACGCAGTGGGCGCTGGCCGCCGACGCCGGCGAGGACCTGCGTGCGATGGTCGCCGTGGTGACCGCGTCGGCCACCCGGGACTCGACGTACGCGGGGGAGTCCTTCGCCCTGGACACCGTGCTGACCTGGGCGGAACTGCTGCACGCGCAGACCGTGCCGTGGCTGGCCCGGCAGTGGGAACTCAAGCGGGGGCAACCCCGGCTGGCCGACGCGCTGCGGCACCTTCCCCTGGCCGACGCCGACCGGGTGGCCACCGGGGTGACCATCCCGTTCTTCCAGGAGTGGCTGCGCCACCACACCCCGCAGGCCGCGTACTGGCGGAGGCGGGTCTTCGCCGACCAGGTCCCGAAGGTGCGGGCGCCGGTGATCATGGTCACGGGTTGGCATGACATCTTCCTGCCCGCCCAGCTCGACGATCACGCCGTGCTGCGCGCCGCCGGAACACCGCCGCGCCTGGTGATCGGCCCGTGGACGCACGGCAGCCCGGGGTTGTTCGTGGCCGCGCTGCGCGAGGGTCTGGCCTGGCTCGACGAGCACCTGCCGACCGCGCCTCGACCAGGCGCACAGGAGCAGCCCGCCCTGCCGCCCGCCCTGCCGCCCGCTCGGCCGCCTGTCCGGCTGTACGTCAGCGGTGCCGGCGGCGGCTGGCGGAACCTGCCGGACTGGCCGCCACCGGCGGTCGAGACCAGCTGGCACCTGCACCCCGGTGGCGAGTTGGCGGCGCGGGACCCGGTCGCGTCGAGCCCGGACAGGTTCCGCTACGACCCCGCCGACCCCACCCCGTCGTTGGGAGGGCCACTGCTGGTCGCCAAGCGGGCCGGTCGGGTGGACAACCGGCCCGTCGAGGCCCGCCCGGACGTGCTGACCTACACCAGCGCCCCGCTGACCGGGCCGGTCGAGGTGATCGGTCCGGTCCGCGCCGAGATCTACGTCCGCAGTGACCTGCCGTACCTGGACGTCTTCGTTCGGCTGTGCGACGTGGACCGTCGGGGTCGCTCGTGGAACGTGTGCGACGGGCTGGTGCGGGTCACGCCCGAACGCTTCCCGGCCGACCGGTACGGGGTGCTGCGGGTGCCGGTGCCGCTCTGGCCGATCGCGTACCGGTTCGCGGGCGGGCACCGCCTGCGGGTGCAGGTCTCCGGTGGCGCCCATCCCCGGTGGGCCCGTAACCCCGGCACCGGGGAACCTCTCGGCGCGGCGGTGACGCTGCGTGCCGGTTGGCGGCAGGTTCTGCATGACCCGGCGTACCCCTCGGCGCTGCGGCTGCCCATCGTCCACTCTGCCCCGCCGCAACCTCCAGTTTGA
- a CDS encoding ArsR/SmtB family transcription factor, protein MDSPHVRQITDSRVLAAMSHPLRRRLMDVLKVHGPSTVGLLAERTDQAPANVSHHLKVLAAADLVTEAPELARDRRERWWRLVARGLRWSNTDFETDPASRAVADAATSLNLDRHVALARAWHAAAETTQASWNDAPFSTDHWLHLTPEELAELSREMIDLLTRWADRDVPDDDADRRPVFVFVHGVPARP, encoded by the coding sequence ATGGACAGCCCTCACGTACGCCAGATCACCGACTCCCGGGTGTTGGCCGCCATGTCCCATCCGCTGCGCCGGCGGCTGATGGACGTGCTCAAGGTCCACGGGCCGTCCACCGTCGGGCTGCTCGCCGAGCGCACCGACCAGGCCCCCGCGAACGTCAGTCACCACCTCAAGGTCCTGGCCGCCGCGGACCTGGTCACCGAGGCGCCCGAGCTGGCCCGCGACCGGCGCGAGCGGTGGTGGCGCCTGGTCGCCCGGGGGCTGCGCTGGTCCAACACCGACTTCGAAACCGACCCGGCCTCCCGGGCGGTGGCCGACGCCGCCACCTCGCTCAACCTGGACCGGCACGTGGCCCTGGCCCGGGCCTGGCACGCCGCCGCCGAGACCACCCAGGCCAGTTGGAACGACGCGCCGTTCTCCACCGACCATTGGCTGCACCTCACACCCGAGGAACTGGCCGAGCTGAGCCGCGAGATGATCGACCTCCTCACCCGCTGGGCCGACCGCGACGTGCCCGACGACGACGCCGACCGTCGGCCGGTCTTCGTGTTCGTCCACGGTGTACCGGCCCGACCGTGA
- a CDS encoding DedA family protein gives MHDLLTWVQGLPTVWIYLVAALIVAGETAVIFGLLVPGEATLLLVGFLTYNGTLRLGPALLAMIVAAVLGDGLAFRAGRRYGPRLRAGLGHRVGPERWARADTMLARLGGRGVFAARWVAFARTLVPRLAGAAGLPYRRFFLWNLAGVVTWVGGSVLLGHLAGESYDTVSRLLGRASGVAFLLLAGLVGVVLVGRWLGRNPDPVRALLSRAGALPPVRWLTARYGVLFFLVAMRVGPAWTLLLNLAAGLLLLFAAGLAIAGLLSVAVRNSGLAALDGAIAGWFAARRTPGAEDATLVVVSVVRGSVLILLVALVAAVLAWRNRPWRADLLSVVGTVGAFVPLVVLAVVAELTGPNGTAPGGGEVAALSTQNAVVAASFCTLAWLVSRSARWPVAVAAWTAAAAGVFGIGGARLYLGLDTASGTAAAVLLGVLWTVVFMVAWATRDRAVGDRQPPVDETGRPSPVDRRPVEPG, from the coding sequence GTGCACGACCTGCTGACCTGGGTGCAGGGTCTGCCCACCGTGTGGATCTACCTGGTCGCCGCGCTGATCGTGGCGGGCGAGACCGCGGTGATCTTCGGCCTGCTCGTGCCGGGTGAGGCTACCCTGCTGCTCGTCGGCTTCCTCACCTACAACGGTACCTTGCGGCTCGGGCCGGCGCTGCTCGCGATGATCGTCGCGGCGGTCCTCGGTGATGGGCTGGCCTTTCGCGCCGGTCGGCGCTACGGCCCTCGGCTGCGCGCCGGGCTGGGGCACCGGGTGGGGCCCGAGCGGTGGGCCCGCGCCGACACCATGCTCGCCCGCCTCGGTGGGCGGGGGGTGTTCGCCGCCCGGTGGGTGGCTTTCGCCCGCACGCTGGTACCCCGGCTGGCCGGCGCGGCGGGCCTGCCGTACCGGCGGTTCTTCCTGTGGAACCTGGCCGGGGTGGTGACCTGGGTGGGCGGCTCGGTGCTGCTCGGTCACCTGGCCGGTGAGTCGTACGACACGGTCTCCCGGCTGCTCGGGCGGGCCTCCGGGGTGGCGTTCCTGCTGCTGGCCGGCCTGGTGGGGGTGGTGCTCGTCGGCCGGTGGCTGGGACGTAACCCGGACCCGGTACGCGCGCTGCTGTCCCGGGCCGGCGCGCTGCCCCCGGTGCGGTGGCTCACCGCCCGCTACGGGGTGCTGTTCTTCCTGGTGGCCATGCGGGTCGGCCCGGCCTGGACGTTGCTGCTCAACCTGGCCGCCGGGCTGCTGTTGCTGTTCGCCGCCGGGTTGGCCATCGCTGGTCTGCTGTCGGTGGCGGTTCGCAACAGTGGGCTGGCCGCGCTGGACGGTGCCATCGCCGGGTGGTTCGCCGCCCGCCGTACCCCGGGCGCCGAAGATGCCACCCTGGTCGTGGTGTCGGTGGTGCGCGGGTCGGTGCTGATCCTGTTGGTGGCGCTGGTAGCGGCGGTGCTGGCGTGGCGCAACCGGCCCTGGCGGGCGGATCTGCTCAGCGTGGTCGGCACGGTGGGCGCGTTCGTGCCGCTGGTGGTGCTGGCCGTGGTGGCCGAGCTGACCGGCCCGAACGGGACCGCCCCGGGCGGCGGTGAGGTGGCCGCGCTCTCGACGCAGAACGCCGTGGTCGCGGCGAGTTTCTGCACTCTGGCCTGGCTGGTGTCGCGCAGCGCCCGCTGGCCGGTGGCCGTGGCCGCCTGGACCGCCGCCGCGGCGGGGGTTTTCGGGATCGGTGGCGCGCGGCTCTACCTGGGGTTGGACACGGCGAGCGGGACCGCCGCGGCGGTGCTGCTCGGGGTGCTCTGGACGGTGGTGTTCATGGTGGCCTGGGCGACCCGGGACCGGGCGGTGGGGGACCGGCAGCCGCCGGTGGATGAGACCGGGCGGCCGTCGCCGGTGGACCGCCGCCCGGTCGAGCCCGGCTAG
- a CDS encoding cold-shock protein: MATGTVKWFNSEKGFGFIEQDGGGPDVFVHYSAIATSGYRELNEGQKVEFEVTQGQKGPQADNVRPM, from the coding sequence ATGGCAACCGGCACGGTTAAGTGGTTCAACTCGGAAAAGGGCTTCGGCTTCATCGAGCAGGACGGTGGAGGGCCGGACGTGTTCGTCCACTACTCCGCCATCGCGACGAGCGGCTACCGGGAGCTCAACGAGGGCCAGAAGGTCGAGTTCGAGGTGACCCAGGGGCAGAAGGGTCCGCAGGCGGACAACGTCCGCCCGATGTAG
- a CDS encoding MFS transporter, giving the protein MTTATRDDPTDTRPTTGLLRHRDFRLLWAGQAVSSIGSNVTTVALPLVAVAVLDAGTFQVAVLAAATWLPWLLIGLPAGAWVDRLPRRAVMVVCDLLCAAAFLSVPLAALLDRLTVAQLLVVALSAGTARVFFETADQVYLPVLLRPGQLPEGNAKLQATQTVSYVVGPGLAGLIAQLIGAVAALLLDALTFLLSAGFLLRIRTREPRVRPSERTRSLRQDITEGLRFVIRDPYLRVLTVFGAASNIGLTGYQAVLVVFLTRDLRLEPGLVGGLVGVMSVGGIIGALLATTVAQRCGTARALLIAAALTGPPALLIPLAAPGTGLTWPALGGVLIGLGVAIGNVVKGAFRQTYTPHHLLGRVTVSMQLLNYGTIPSAAVLAGAIGAHYGARTAIVVMTAWLALTPVILLVGPIRRRRDLPAAPAAS; this is encoded by the coding sequence GTGACCACCGCCACCCGCGACGACCCCACCGACACCCGGCCCACCACAGGGCTGCTGCGACACCGCGACTTCCGGCTGCTCTGGGCCGGTCAAGCGGTCAGCAGCATCGGCAGCAACGTCACCACCGTCGCGCTACCGCTGGTCGCGGTCGCCGTCCTCGACGCCGGCACCTTCCAGGTGGCGGTGCTCGCCGCCGCGACCTGGCTGCCCTGGTTGCTGATCGGCCTGCCAGCCGGCGCGTGGGTCGACCGACTGCCCCGTCGAGCGGTGATGGTGGTCTGCGACCTGCTCTGCGCGGCGGCCTTCCTCAGCGTGCCGCTGGCCGCCCTGCTGGACCGGCTCACCGTCGCGCAGCTGCTGGTGGTCGCCCTCAGCGCGGGCACCGCGCGGGTCTTCTTCGAAACCGCCGACCAGGTCTACCTGCCGGTGCTGCTGCGACCGGGGCAACTCCCCGAGGGCAACGCCAAACTCCAGGCGACCCAGACCGTGAGCTACGTCGTCGGACCCGGGCTCGCCGGCCTGATCGCCCAGCTCATCGGCGCTGTCGCCGCACTGCTCCTGGACGCGCTCACGTTCCTGCTGTCCGCCGGGTTCCTGCTGCGCATCCGCACCCGCGAACCCCGCGTACGCCCGTCGGAGCGGACCCGATCGCTGCGCCAGGACATCACCGAAGGGCTGCGTTTCGTCATCCGGGACCCGTACCTGCGGGTGCTCACGGTCTTCGGCGCGGCCAGCAACATCGGGCTGACCGGCTACCAGGCGGTCCTGGTGGTCTTCCTGACCCGCGACCTGCGCCTCGAACCGGGCCTGGTGGGCGGGCTCGTCGGGGTGATGAGCGTCGGCGGGATCATCGGAGCGCTGCTCGCCACCACCGTGGCCCAGCGCTGCGGCACCGCGCGGGCGCTGCTGATCGCGGCGGCGCTCACCGGCCCGCCCGCGCTGCTCATCCCACTCGCCGCGCCCGGCACCGGACTGACCTGGCCGGCCCTCGGCGGCGTGCTGATCGGCCTGGGGGTGGCCATCGGCAACGTGGTGAAAGGCGCCTTCCGGCAGACGTACACACCGCACCACCTGCTGGGCCGGGTGACAGTGAGCATGCAGCTGCTCAACTACGGCACGATCCCATCGGCAGCCGTGCTGGCCGGTGCGATCGGCGCACATTACGGCGCCCGGACGGCAATTGTCGTGATGACCGCCTGGCTGGCGCTCACCCCGGTGATTCTGCTGGTAGGGCCAATCCGGAGGCGGCGGGACCTGCCCGCCGCCCCGGCGGCGTCTTGA
- a CDS encoding class I SAM-dependent methyltransferase, protein MRDAAAHALTELEREIDAPGSGLDRLRLMPTPFVPEVRLHLAEDAIVWWARMEAAAGHALPAPYWASAWAGGQALARHLLDHPELALGRRVLDLAAGSGLVAIAAALAGAAEVTANDIDPYAVAAVTLNARANQVAVDATGNDLLDSTEATADLVLAGDVFYDREMADRMLPYLQRVAAAGADVLVGDPGRGHLPTDRLAVLADYPVPTTEPSVDSSLRHVQVLRPA, encoded by the coding sequence ATGAGGGATGCCGCAGCCCACGCGCTGACCGAGTTGGAACGCGAAATCGACGCGCCCGGCTCCGGTCTGGACCGGCTCCGGTTGATGCCCACCCCGTTCGTCCCCGAGGTGCGGCTGCACCTGGCCGAGGACGCCATCGTCTGGTGGGCCAGAATGGAGGCCGCCGCCGGCCACGCGCTGCCGGCACCGTACTGGGCCTCCGCCTGGGCCGGAGGGCAGGCCCTGGCCCGCCACCTGCTCGACCACCCGGAGTTGGCCCTCGGCCGCCGGGTGCTCGACCTCGCCGCCGGGTCCGGACTGGTGGCCATCGCCGCCGCGCTGGCCGGTGCGGCGGAGGTGACCGCCAACGACATCGACCCGTACGCCGTCGCCGCCGTCACCCTCAACGCGCGGGCCAACCAGGTCGCCGTCGACGCCACCGGGAACGACCTGCTCGACAGCACCGAGGCGACGGCCGACCTGGTGCTCGCCGGAGACGTCTTCTACGACCGCGAGATGGCCGACCGGATGCTGCCCTACCTGCAACGGGTCGCCGCCGCCGGTGCCGACGTGCTGGTCGGCGACCCCGGCCGGGGACACCTACCGACGGACCGGCTGGCCGTGCTGGCCGACTACCCGGTGCCCACCACCGAACCCTCGGTCGACTCGTCGCTACGCCACGTGCAGGTGCTGCGCCCCGCCTGA